Proteins co-encoded in one Bacillus sp. FSL H8-0547 genomic window:
- a CDS encoding MFS transporter, translated as MSAEQKKKMFILMVNMFIAIGSFGIIIPILPAYLESINQGGTAAGLMIAIFAGAQLVFSPIAGKWADQYGRRKMIIYGLVGLTLSMFVFYAVDSIWWLYASRVIGGVGAALLVPAIFAYVADITTMDQRAKGNSFVSAAMSLGIVIGPGIGGFLADFGLKMPFLISAIVSLGAVIFSIVLLEDSESKMTTAAMMPQDNESMARKMVRSVKMPYFVPLIITLVMSFGLMAYESVLGLFVDNQFGATPQEIALMITSTGIISVIVQLFVVDRVVRRFGEGMVLNIFLAVAAAGFLLSLFATSYVLFFGITLLIFLATSILRPVLNTLISKMAGNEQGFAMGMNNAYMSIGNVLGPTIAGMLYDVQILYPFVLGLVFLVVTLVMTMIWQKRSLKKEMVVKTEH; from the coding sequence TTGTCTGCAGAACAAAAAAAGAAAATGTTTATTTTGATGGTCAACATGTTTATTGCGATCGGCAGCTTTGGGATTATTATTCCGATTCTGCCTGCGTATCTTGAATCAATCAACCAGGGCGGCACGGCCGCAGGTTTGATGATTGCAATCTTTGCCGGCGCTCAGCTCGTTTTTTCTCCGATAGCAGGGAAATGGGCAGATCAGTACGGAAGAAGAAAAATGATTATTTACGGGTTAGTAGGACTGACATTATCGATGTTTGTTTTTTATGCCGTTGATTCGATCTGGTGGCTCTACGCTTCCCGTGTCATCGGCGGAGTTGGTGCGGCTCTGCTTGTTCCTGCCATTTTTGCCTATGTGGCGGACATCACGACGATGGACCAGCGTGCAAAAGGGAACAGCTTTGTTTCTGCCGCGATGTCACTTGGGATTGTCATCGGACCCGGCATCGGAGGATTTCTTGCGGATTTCGGGCTGAAAATGCCGTTCCTGATCTCTGCGATTGTATCTTTGGGAGCCGTTATTTTCTCGATTGTGCTGCTTGAAGACAGTGAATCAAAAATGACGACAGCTGCGATGATGCCTCAGGACAATGAATCCATGGCGCGAAAAATGGTGCGCTCGGTTAAAATGCCTTACTTTGTGCCCCTTATCATTACGCTTGTCATGAGCTTTGGCCTCATGGCGTACGAATCGGTGCTTGGCCTGTTTGTGGACAATCAGTTTGGCGCGACTCCGCAGGAGATTGCGCTGATGATTACATCAACCGGGATTATCAGTGTCATTGTCCAGCTGTTTGTTGTAGACCGTGTTGTCAGACGATTCGGTGAGGGAATGGTGCTCAATATCTTCCTTGCGGTTGCAGCTGCAGGATTCCTGCTTTCACTGTTTGCAACGAGCTATGTCCTGTTCTTTGGAATTACGCTGCTTATCTTCCTGGCAACTTCGATCCTGCGCCCCGTGCTCAACACCCTGATTTCCAAAATGGCCGGAAATGAACAGGGCTTTGCAATGGGCATGAACAATGCCTATATGAGCATTGGAAACGTGCTTGGACCGACGATTGCAGGCATGCTGTATGATGTCCAGATTCTGTATCCATTTGTTCTCGGACTAGTCTTCCTCGTTGTCACACTGGTGATGACAATGATCTGGCAGAAGCGGTCATTGAAGAAGGAAATGGTTGTTAAAACTGAACACTAA
- a CDS encoding alpha/beta hydrolase-fold protein produces the protein MKTKQILLLILFAVIMIAFPSAPEASVSGSKTVVETISSKALKKDDRPHHHKLTYKLYLPEGYDKKRKAGYPVVYLLHGSGGNEHSWDDFFGTLDRMIAKKEIEPVIAVVPSSGNSYWVNSKKYGNYESAVIEDLIPHIDKKYNTAGSRSGRFLSGYSMGGYGALRYSLMYPDLFSGATLLSPAIQNSDPPATSGAVTRGSFGEPFDLSKWHELNYPAAIEHYAGQPYRVPMYIVSGDDDWNHLSEKEDLPPDAYKYNVEVQAVQLYQELHRKNLFGLDFPKWEDVPSSPAELRIGNGGHGLDVWLKGFEEGLKYMFGKPEGAEFSPVYRPDDYVSTKKGAVQTRTFHSDSLSKDLSYVVYTPEEYGKDPTKRYPVLYLLHGSYGNEKSWDSFWPILDKMIEEKKIEPVIAAAPVTGNSYWVNSEKYGAVETAVTQDLLPEMDAKFRTIADRSGRGLVGYSMGGYGALRYSLVYPNLFGAAALLSPAIQSDEAPSTSGAVERGSFGEPFNRERWEQLNYPRALETYGNQPHEVPLFIIAGDDDWNHLSEKEDLPPDAWRYNMEVQAVTSYERIHRSNVFNRPYEKWSPVPGSPAELRIVNGGHGMSVWAAGFEQGLMYMFENGLSGR, from the coding sequence TTGAAAACCAAACAAATTTTGCTGCTTATTCTGTTTGCTGTCATTATGATTGCCTTTCCGTCTGCACCCGAAGCATCCGTCAGCGGAAGTAAGACCGTTGTTGAAACCATTTCCTCAAAAGCACTCAAAAAGGATGACCGCCCGCATCACCACAAACTCACCTACAAACTTTATTTGCCCGAAGGATACGATAAAAAACGGAAAGCCGGCTATCCTGTTGTGTACCTCCTGCACGGCAGCGGAGGAAATGAACACAGCTGGGATGATTTCTTTGGAACTTTGGACCGGATGATTGCGAAAAAAGAAATTGAACCTGTCATCGCCGTCGTGCCTTCTTCGGGCAATTCTTACTGGGTAAATTCAAAAAAGTACGGAAATTATGAGAGCGCTGTTATAGAAGATCTCATTCCCCATATCGATAAAAAATACAATACAGCAGGCAGCCGCAGCGGAAGGTTTCTCTCAGGCTATTCCATGGGCGGATACGGTGCTCTCCGGTACTCACTCATGTATCCTGATTTATTTTCCGGAGCCACACTTCTGAGCCCCGCCATTCAAAACAGCGACCCGCCTGCAACATCAGGAGCTGTTACACGAGGAAGCTTTGGAGAGCCTTTTGACCTTTCCAAATGGCACGAACTGAATTATCCTGCAGCAATTGAGCATTATGCCGGCCAGCCCTACAGAGTCCCGATGTACATCGTTTCAGGAGATGACGACTGGAATCATCTGAGCGAAAAAGAGGACCTTCCTCCTGATGCTTATAAGTACAATGTGGAGGTTCAGGCTGTGCAGCTTTATCAGGAGCTTCACAGAAAAAACCTGTTCGGCCTTGATTTTCCAAAGTGGGAGGATGTTCCATCAAGCCCCGCCGAGCTCAGAATTGGAAACGGCGGGCATGGGCTGGATGTGTGGCTTAAAGGATTTGAAGAAGGTCTTAAGTACATGTTCGGCAAGCCGGAAGGCGCTGAATTCTCGCCTGTCTACCGTCCGGATGATTATGTAAGCACAAAAAAAGGAGCCGTTCAGACCCGCACGTTTCACTCTGACAGCTTATCAAAAGATCTGTCCTATGTTGTGTACACCCCGGAAGAATACGGAAAGGATCCGACTAAACGCTATCCCGTTCTCTATCTCCTTCACGGGTCATATGGAAATGAAAAAAGCTGGGATTCTTTCTGGCCAATTTTAGACAAAATGATTGAAGAGAAAAAAATCGAACCTGTTATTGCCGCAGCGCCGGTAACGGGAAACAGCTACTGGGTGAACTCGGAAAAATACGGAGCTGTAGAAACAGCCGTTACTCAGGACCTGCTGCCGGAAATGGACGCAAAGTTTCGGACCATTGCTGACCGGAGCGGACGCGGGCTTGTCGGCTATTCCATGGGCGGATATGGAGCCCTGCGCTATTCACTTGTGTACCCCAATCTGTTTGGAGCTGCTGCCCTGCTGAGTCCGGCCATTCAGTCAGATGAAGCGCCAAGCACATCAGGAGCAGTTGAGCGCGGTTCATTCGGAGAGCCATTTAACCGGGAACGATGGGAGCAGCTGAATTATCCGCGGGCGCTCGAAACTTACGGAAACCAGCCGCACGAAGTACCCCTTTTTATCATCGCGGGAGATGATGACTGGAACCATTTAAGCGAAAAAGAAGACCTTCCCCCGGACGCCTGGAGATACAACATGGAAGTCCAGGCCGTCACGTCCTATGAACGGATTCACAGATCCAATGTTTTTAACAGACCTTATGAAAAGTGGAGCCCTGTACCCGGAAGCCCGGCAGAACTTAGAATCGTAAACGGAGGGCACGGCATGTCCGTTTGGGCAGCAGGCTTTGAGCAGGGACTGATGTATATGTTTGAGAACGGTTTGTCTGGACGCTGA
- the hmpA gene encoding NO-inducible flavohemoprotein: protein MLTQKTIEIIQSTVPVLKEKGVDITTRFYSNLFRDYPELLNIFNHANQKKGRQQTALANTVYAAALHIHQLHMILPAVEQIAHKHRSLGVKEEHYPIVGEYLLGAIKEVLGDAATPEILEAWGEAYGVIAGVFINAEKNLYNNAVWEGFQPFTVARIEKESDAVTSFYLENKEIKPQFKPGQYSTVRVKIPGETYTMNRQYSLSGGPEMPYLRISVKREEKGLESGKVSNYLHSQMNVGDTLEISAPAGDFTLNEAAETPVTLISGGVGVTPFMSMLASLAAKQRDREMTFIHATQNSGTHAFKSAVAALCSNMPNSRVYTIYSNPLNEDCTEQNFFKEGQIEKKDLEQMLQTKNGDFYVCGPVGFMKCVIDMLAELGIKEDQIHSEFFGPAVDMKSLPETVS, encoded by the coding sequence ATGCTTACTCAAAAAACCATTGAAATTATTCAATCTACTGTGCCTGTTTTAAAGGAAAAAGGGGTAGACATTACAACACGTTTTTACAGCAATTTATTCAGAGATTATCCGGAACTATTGAATATCTTTAACCATGCGAATCAAAAAAAGGGCCGCCAGCAGACGGCTCTTGCAAACACCGTCTATGCAGCGGCTCTGCATATTCACCAGCTGCACATGATTCTGCCGGCAGTTGAACAGATTGCCCACAAGCACCGCAGTCTTGGCGTAAAAGAAGAACATTATCCAATTGTAGGGGAGTATTTGCTCGGGGCGATAAAAGAAGTTTTGGGAGATGCAGCAACACCTGAAATTCTTGAAGCATGGGGTGAAGCATACGGCGTGATTGCCGGCGTCTTTATCAATGCGGAAAAAAATCTCTACAACAATGCTGTATGGGAAGGCTTCCAGCCGTTTACCGTTGCACGGATTGAAAAAGAAAGCGATGCGGTTACATCTTTTTACCTTGAAAACAAGGAGATAAAACCACAATTTAAACCGGGTCAATATAGTACAGTAAGAGTCAAAATACCTGGAGAAACGTATACGATGAACAGGCAGTACAGCCTTTCAGGGGGACCTGAAATGCCTTATCTCAGAATCTCGGTCAAGCGCGAAGAAAAGGGACTGGAATCAGGAAAAGTATCAAACTACCTACACAGTCAAATGAATGTCGGAGATACGCTTGAAATCAGCGCTCCGGCTGGTGATTTTACTCTCAATGAAGCAGCCGAAACGCCAGTTACACTAATCAGCGGCGGAGTCGGCGTAACACCTTTCATGAGCATGCTTGCGTCGCTTGCTGCAAAGCAGCGTGACCGTGAGATGACCTTTATTCACGCCACTCAGAACAGCGGAACACATGCATTTAAATCTGCAGTGGCGGCTCTCTGCTCGAATATGCCAAACAGCAGGGTCTATACGATTTACAGCAATCCGCTGAACGAAGACTGCACAGAACAGAACTTCTTTAAAGAAGGACAGATCGAGAAGAAGGATCTGGAGCAAATGCTTCAAACGAAAAATGGAGATTTCTATGTTTGCGGTCCGGTCGGATTTATGAAGTGCGTCATCGACATGCTTGCTGAGCTTGGCATAAAAGAAGACCAGATTCACTCTGAGTTTTTCGGGCCTGCTGTTGATATGAAGAGTCTTCCTGAAACAGTCTCCTAA
- a CDS encoding Rrf2 family transcriptional regulator gives MRLTNYTDYSLRVLIYLASKEKGELSNIKEIADAYHISKNHLMKVTYELGKMKVVETVRGRGGGIRLALNPEEINIGAIVRQTEDDFNLVECFDPERNMCAISPACKLKGVLHKALKAYLEVLDSYTLADLVQNKSMLSQLLKQ, from the coding sequence ATGAGGCTGACCAATTATACAGATTACTCTCTGAGGGTGCTGATTTATCTTGCCTCTAAAGAAAAGGGAGAACTGTCCAATATAAAAGAAATCGCTGACGCATATCACATTTCGAAAAATCATTTGATGAAGGTCACATATGAGCTTGGCAAAATGAAGGTGGTTGAGACAGTCAGAGGCCGCGGCGGCGGCATCCGGCTTGCATTAAATCCCGAAGAAATCAACATTGGCGCGATTGTCAGGCAGACAGAGGATGACTTTAACCTTGTGGAATGCTTTGATCCTGAGCGCAATATGTGTGCCATCTCACCCGCATGCAAGCTGAAGGGTGTCCTGCATAAAGCTTTAAAAGCATACCTTGAAGTGCTTGACAGCTATACACTTGCTGACCTTGTTCAAAATAAATCGATGCTTTCACAATTACTGAAGCAATGA
- a CDS encoding arsenate reductase (catalyzes the reduction of arsenate to arsenite; also can dephosphorylate tyrosine phosphorylated proteins, aryl phosphates, and acyl phosphates), which translates to MRQPTIYFLSYFNSCRSLIAEAWAKKLFSGKWQIKSAGLAKTQVDPVCVKAMKEVNVSMEDSDSEKIDLGLLNKADIVVQMFDYKQEKTPPVDGAKENVLSWNLPNLSLYAFENEEEEFAHYQELCDDIAMRVKKLYESMEGKQADHTVSAV; encoded by the coding sequence ATGAGACAACCTACCATTTACTTTCTGTCCTATTTCAACTCATGCAGGAGCTTAATAGCAGAAGCCTGGGCAAAGAAATTGTTCTCCGGTAAATGGCAAATTAAAAGTGCCGGCCTTGCCAAAACTCAAGTCGACCCTGTCTGTGTGAAAGCAATGAAAGAAGTGAACGTATCCATGGAAGACTCTGACTCTGAGAAAATTGACCTTGGCCTGTTAAATAAAGCGGATATTGTTGTCCAAATGTTTGATTATAAGCAGGAAAAAACGCCTCCGGTGGACGGAGCAAAGGAAAATGTGCTTTCATGGAACCTTCCAAATCTTTCGCTTTACGCTTTTGAAAATGAAGAGGAGGAATTTGCCCACTACCAGGAGCTTTGCGACGATATCGCAATGAGGGTAAAAAAGCTTTATGAATCAATGGAAGGCAAACAGGCCGACCATACGGTTTCTGCTGTGTAA